A region from the Flavobacteriales bacterium genome encodes:
- a CDS encoding glycosyltransferase family 2 protein, whose amino-acid sequence MPITKLSILIPAYNEERTIHLILDKVRDVQLMNGIAKEVVIVNDGSMDGTVAAVKRYMATNPGLDIRLFEQPRNMGKGAAIHKCIELATGEYMIVQDADLEYDPREYNDLLRPVVEGFADVVFGSRFMGHHPHRILFFWHSIGNKFLTSLSNAFNNLNLTDMETCYKLMRSDVAKGLKLRERRFGFEPEVTAKLARVQGIRLYEVGISYYGRTYAEGKKIGWKDGFRAIWCIVRYGLAD is encoded by the coding sequence ATGCCGATCACCAAGCTCAGCATCCTCATCCCCGCCTACAACGAGGAGCGCACCATCCATCTGATCCTCGACAAGGTCCGTGACGTGCAGCTGATGAACGGGATCGCCAAGGAGGTGGTGATCGTGAACGATGGCAGCATGGACGGCACGGTGGCGGCCGTGAAGCGTTACATGGCCACGAACCCCGGCCTCGACATCCGCTTGTTCGAGCAACCGAGGAACATGGGCAAGGGTGCTGCGATCCACAAGTGCATTGAGCTGGCGACCGGGGAGTACATGATCGTGCAGGATGCCGACCTGGAGTATGACCCCCGCGAATACAACGACCTGTTGCGTCCGGTCGTGGAAGGCTTTGCCGATGTGGTGTTCGGTTCGCGTTTCATGGGCCACCACCCGCACCGCATCCTGTTCTTCTGGCACAGCATCGGCAACAAGTTCCTCACCTCGTTGAGCAACGCGTTCAACAACCTCAACCTCACCGACATGGAGACGTGCTACAAGCTCATGCGCAGCGACGTTGCGAAGGGATTGAAGCTGCGGGAGAGGCGGTTCGGCTTCGAGCCCGAAGTGACGGCCAAACTGGCTCGCGTACAAGGGATCAGGTTGTACGAGGTGGGCATCAGCTATTACGGGCGCACCTATGCTGAAGGAAAGAAGATCGGTTGGAAGGACGGTTTCCGGGCCATCTGGTGCATTGTGCGCTATGGTCTGGCGGATTGA